Proteins found in one Pyrus communis chromosome 15, drPyrComm1.1, whole genome shotgun sequence genomic segment:
- the LOC137717405 gene encoding uncharacterized protein — protein MPLTRIAADTLGVLTICLVALLILLGVFCIIYLFYFRSHIRNQGFIQLNYFSGPWIIRITFILFAIWWGFGEVARLSLLRREGRVLNALNFKWQENLCKCYIVSNLGFAEPCLFLTLVFLLRAPLQTMESGILSRKWNGKTAGYILFFCLPLVALQLFVILIGPELHKKDSLHKLPYYFTSTVNKTDHVALCTYPLLSTILLGIFAIILTAYLFWLGRRILKLVINKGLQKRVYTLIFSVSSFLPLRVTLLGFSVLSKPEHVQFETLAFLAFLALLCCAGVCICMLVYCPVADSLALGSLQDLESRRVNDDQNDTTSLIANQSHMEESSGISPCRNSDVSAKRGSISFRTMEKEEGSSRVPFVELSLFSPSRDASPPDSPPLLGWPMRPHPSSQSPVVQVHQTTAR, from the coding sequence ATGCCCCTGACGAGAATTGCTGCCGATACACTCGGTGTGTTGACCATATGTCTAGTTGCTCTCTTGATCCTTCTTGGTGTCTTCTGCATTATTTACTTGTTTTACTTTCGCTCTCACATTCGTAATCAGGGTTTTATTCAGCTGAATTATTTCAGTGGCCCTTGGATTATCCGAATCACTTTCATCTTGTTTGCAATCTGGTGGGGTTTTGGTGAAGTTGCCCGTTTAAGTCTGTTGAGACGTGAGGGGAGAGTGTTGAACGCCCTTAACTTTAAATGGCAGGAGAATCTTTGCAAGTGTTACATTGTCTCAAACCTTGGGTTTGCGGAACCATGCCTATTCCTGACCCTTGTGTTCCTACTTCGTGCGCCTTTGCAGACAATGGAGTCAGGAATTCTAAGCCGAAAGTGGAATGGGAAAACAGCTGGTtacattcttttcttttgcctCCCATTGGTTGCTCTTCAGCTCTTCGTTATTTTAATTGGACCCGAACTCCACAAGAAAGACAGTTTACATAAATTGCCTTACTACTTCACAAGTACAGTGAACAAGACTGATCATGTTGCCCTCTGCACTTACCCTTTGCTGAGTACCATCCTGCTTGGGATTTTTGCCATCATTCTAACTGCCTACTTGTTTTGGCTTGGAAGGCGGATTTTAAAATTGGTCATCAACAAGGGTCTGCAGAAGAGAGTTTATACATTGATATTCTCGGTTTCAAGTTTCCTTCCGTTAAGAGTTACTTTGCTTGGTTTCTCTGTTTTATCTAAACCAGAGCACGTTCAGTTTGAAACTCTTGCTTTCTTGGCGTTTCTTGCACTTTTATGTTGTGCTGGGGTGTGTATATGCATGCTTGTTTACTGCCCAGTTGCGGATTCTTTAGCCCTGGGGAGTTTACAGGACTTGGAGAGTAGGAGAGTTAATGATGATCAGAATGACACCACTTCTCTTATTGCCAACCAGAGTCATATGGAGGAGAGTTCTGGAATCAGCCCTTGTAGAAACTCCGATGTATCAGCCAAGCGTGGATCAATTTCTTTTCGTACTATGGAAAAAGAGGAGGGTTCTTCTAGGGTACCCTTCGTGGAACTGAGCCTCTTCTCTCCTAGTCGAGATGCATCAC